In a single window of the Acetivibrio clariflavus DSM 19732 genome:
- a CDS encoding glycosyltransferase family 2 protein has protein sequence MSDPKISVIVPVYNAEKYLRKCVDSIINQSYRNLEIVLVNDGSTDNSGLICDDYKNMDERIKVFHKANGGVGAATNVGLDNMTGDYVVFVDSDDYIEKNMLEDMLLILQKENADIVQCGIYWVDFDYRIIRKITVPNKIIEGRENILRTYLAKNEIGRNLATKLIKASFFENLRLEEGRQIVDVIAITELLNKCDRYVFTENCYYYNLRTPYSVSRGKFTAQKYDDIKYATKYFENFISKNCPALKFYNYFRNVKVAVFCYEKIYHSDFTDRKEELQKLKELFKKNYPLYKKSEAKKCGTFKFRILIRIFNLNPKLYCWMINLKRGSNLWKRTKQK, from the coding sequence ATGTCCGACCCCAAAATATCGGTAATAGTTCCGGTTTATAATGCCGAAAAATATCTGAGAAAATGTGTAGACAGTATAATTAACCAGTCTTACAGAAATCTTGAAATAGTACTGGTTAATGACGGTTCAACAGATAACAGCGGATTGATTTGCGATGATTATAAAAATATGGATGAACGGATAAAGGTATTCCATAAAGCAAACGGCGGAGTGGGGGCAGCAACAAATGTGGGCTTGGATAATATGACCGGCGATTATGTTGTTTTTGTAGATAGTGATGATTATATTGAAAAAAATATGCTGGAAGATATGCTTTTAATTTTACAAAAGGAAAATGCCGATATTGTTCAGTGCGGTATATATTGGGTGGATTTTGATTACAGAATTATAAGAAAAATAACTGTCCCAAACAAAATAATAGAAGGCAGAGAAAATATCCTTCGTACGTATTTAGCGAAGAATGAAATAGGTCGCAATTTAGCTACAAAACTTATAAAAGCCAGCTTTTTTGAAAACCTGAGGCTGGAAGAAGGACGGCAAATTGTTGATGTAATTGCAATAACAGAGTTGCTTAATAAGTGTGACAGATATGTCTTTACCGAAAACTGTTATTATTATAATTTGCGGACTCCATACAGCGTTTCAAGAGGCAAATTTACCGCACAAAAGTACGATGATATAAAATATGCAACAAAATACTTTGAAAACTTTATAAGCAAGAATTGTCCTGCTCTCAAATTTTACAATTATTTTCGCAATGTTAAAGTTGCAGTTTTCTGTTATGAAAAGATATACCATAGTGATTTTACCGACAGAAAAGAAGAGCTTCAAAAGCTGAAAGAATTATTTAAAAAGAACTATCCGCTTTATAAGAAGAGTGAAGCTAAAAAATGCGGGACGTTTAAGTTCAGAATTCTAATCAGGATTTTTAACTTAAATCCCAAGTTATACTGCTGGATGATTAATTTAAAAAGGGGTAGTAATTTGTGGAAAAGGACAAAGCAAAAATAA